The Vicia villosa cultivar HV-30 ecotype Madison, WI linkage group LG1, Vvil1.0, whole genome shotgun sequence genome includes a region encoding these proteins:
- the LOC131630466 gene encoding uncharacterized protein LOC131630466 has translation MEFKFRAIDNVKPTTTSHSPLSPATSLPDPSLQMDGGFSGLRPLTGEAALQRAVEKEQIRRELLRRMELEEEVRRELAIERELGISMQGPLNIQGRGLVSQCSNPTVMNSVVVAQMGSAQMGSPSWQPTLFLPSTAISPSPEISDKDKVIVLARPDPELFNAKRKAAPMPTSETGPSVLDLKKKQKQEWDCALCGIKATSKSGLNAHLNGKKHKTKEARENREIFQSNKKSEKFGNMKAADTDDTPMVDKSINEPKSDEQLVETVVDNDVSAT, from the exons ATGGAGTTCAAGTTTCGTGCCATCGACAATGTCAAACCAACAACAACATCGCATTCTCCTCTTTCCCCGGCCACATCTCTCCCTGATCCATCACTTCAAA TGGATGGGGGTTTTTCTGGCCTCCGACCGTTAACCGGCGAGGCGGCACTGCAACGAGCAGTTGAGAAGGAGCAAATCCGCCGAGAATTATTGCGACGGATGGAGTTGGAGGAAGAAGTGAGGAGGGAACTTGCAATTGAAAGAGAATTGGGGATTTCAATGCAGGGGCCGTTGAATATTCAGGGACGGGGACTAGTGTCACAATGTTCAAATCCAACTGTGATGAACTCTGTTGTTGTTGCTCAAATGGGCTCTGCTCAAATGGGTTCGCCTTCGTGGCAACCAACTTTGTTTCTGCCTTCTACGGCAATCAGCCCTTCTCCAGAGATAAGTGACAAGGACAAAGTTATAGTGCTG GCTAGGCCAGACCCCGAACTTTTTAATGCAAAGCGAAAAGCAGCACCAATGCCTACTTCGGAGACTGGGCCTTCTGTATTAGATTTGAAGAAAAAACAGAAGCAGGAGTGGGATTGTGCACTGTGTGGGATTAAAGCCACAAGTAAGAGTGGCTTGAATGCTCATCTTAATGGTAAGAAGCACAAGACAAAGGAAGCTAGAGAAAATAGAGAGATTTTCCAGAGCaacaaaaaaagtgaaaaatttgGGAATATGAAGGCCGCTGATACTGATGATACCCCGATGGTTGATAAAAGTATAAATGAACCTAAAAGTGATGAGCAACTTGTTGAGACGGTGGTTGATAATGACGTAAGTgcaacataa